One genomic segment of Pleurodeles waltl isolate 20211129_DDA chromosome 11, aPleWal1.hap1.20221129, whole genome shotgun sequence includes these proteins:
- the ZIC1 gene encoding zinc finger protein ZIC 1 has product MLLEAGPQYPGIGVTTFGSSRHHATSSAEEREVGLGALHPFADAGMGAFKLNTGGAHELSAASGQAAFGSQAPPGYAAAALGHHHHHHHHAGHVGSYSSAAAFNSTRDFLFRQRGFGEAGAGAGAQHSLFASAGGFGGHHGHAEAAAAAAAGHLLFPGLHEQAAASPGVVNGQMRLGFPADVYGRGPEQYGQVSSPRSDPYAAAASQLHHGYGPMNMNMAAAHHHHHGAGAFFRYMRQPIKQELICKWIEPEQLANPKKSCNKTFSTMHELVTHVTVEHVGGPEQSNHVCFWEECPREGKPFKAKYKLVNHIRVHTGEKPFPCPFPGCGKVFARSENLKIHKRTHTGEKPFKCEFDGCDRRFANSSDRKKHMHVHTSDKPYLCKMCDKSYTHPSSLRKHMKVHESSSQGSQPSPAASSGYESSTPPTIVSPSTENQTTSSLSPPVSAVHHTASHSTLSSNFNEWYV; this is encoded by the exons ATGCTGCTGGAAGCCGGGCCGCAGTACCCGGGCATCGGAGTCACCACGTTCGGCTCCTCGCGCCACCACGCAACCTCCTCCGCGGAGGAGCGCGAGGTGGGGCTGGGCGCGCTACACCCCTTCGCCGACGCCGGCATGGGCGCCTTCAAGCTGAACACGGGCGGCGCGCACGAGCTCTCGGCCGCCTCGGGCCAGGCCGCCTTCGGCTCGCAGGCGCCGCCGGGCTACGCGGCCGCCGCGCTGggccatcatcaccaccaccaccaccatgcgggCCACGTCGGCTCCTACTCCTCGGCCGCCGCCTTCAACTCCACGCGGGACTTCCTTTTCCGCCAGCGGGGCTTCGGCGAGGCAGGGGCGGGGGCCGGCGCGCAGCACAGCCTCTTTGCCTCGGCGGGGGGCTTCGGGGGCCACCACGGGCACGCCGAGGCGGCGGCGGCCGCAGCCGCCGGACACCTGCTCTTTCCCGGACTTCACGAGCAGGCGGCCGCCTCCCCCGGCGTGGTGAACGGACAGATGCGGCTCGGTTTCCCGGCGGACGTGTACGGCCGGGGGCCGGAGCAGTACGGGCAGGTGAGCAGCCCGCGGTCGGACCCTTACGCCGCTGCGGCCAGTCAGCTGCACCACGGCTACGGCCCCATGAACATGAACATGGCCGCggcgcaccaccaccaccacggggCCGGCGCCTTCTTCCGCTACATGCGGCAGCCCATCAAGCAGGAGCTGATCTGCAAGTGGATCGAGCCCGAGCAGCTGGCCAACCCAAAGAAGAGCTGCAACAAGACTTTCAGCACCATGCACGAGCTGGTCACGCACGTCACGGTGGAGCACGTCGGGGGGCCCGAGCAGTCCAACCACGTCTGCTTCTGGGAAGAGTGTCCGAGGGAGGGAAAGCCCTTCAAGGCCAAGTACAAACTGGTCAACCACATCCGAGTGCACACGGGCGAGAAGCccttcccctgccccttccccggCTGCGGCAAAGTCTTTGCAAGATCGGAAAACCTAAAGATCCACAAAAGAACTCACACAG GTGAAAAGCCATTTAAATGTGAATTCGATGGCTGTGACAGGCGTTTTGCAAACAGCAGCGACCGCAAAAAGCATATGCACGTGCATACTTCGGACAAACCATATCTCTGCAAAATGTGCGATAAATCGTACACGCACCCGAGCTCGCTCAGAAAGCACATGAAG GTCCACGAGTCATCCTCGCAGGGGTCCCAGCCTTCCCCGGCAGCCAGCTCGGGCTACGAGTCTTCAACTCCCCCAACGATCGTGTCCCCGTCCACAGAAAACCAGACCACGAGTTCCTTATCGCCGCCGGTGTCGGCCGTCCACCACACAGCCAGCCACAGCACGCTCTCGTCAAACTTTAACGAATGGTacgtttaa